The following coding sequences lie in one Spirosoma sp. KUDC1026 genomic window:
- a CDS encoding DoxX family protein, with amino-acid sequence MKVLNLTLWIAQLLTAILLLWAGYVKIAKPITELAAMWPWAGEVSATFVRFTGVIDLLGALGLILPAALRIQPRLTPVAAVGIILLMICATVFHLLRGEGANIGFNIGVIVIAAFIAWGRFTKAPIV; translated from the coding sequence ATGAAAGTTCTTAACCTTACTCTCTGGATTGCCCAGCTACTAACTGCCATTCTGTTACTCTGGGCCGGTTATGTGAAAATAGCCAAGCCAATTACGGAGCTGGCTGCCATGTGGCCCTGGGCGGGCGAAGTATCGGCTACGTTTGTCCGGTTTACGGGCGTTATTGATTTATTGGGCGCACTCGGATTAATCCTGCCTGCCGCGTTACGTATCCAGCCGAGGCTGACACCCGTCGCTGCCGTTGGCATAATTCTCCTGATGATCTGCGCTACCGTCTTTCACCTGCTGCGCGGAGAGGGGGCCAATATTGGATTTAATATTGGTGTTATCGTGATCGCGGCCTTCATTGCTTGGGGCCGGTTTACAAAAGCTCCTATCGTGTAA
- a CDS encoding SDR family oxidoreductase, whose translation MKNTALVVGVSGITGSNLAQKLIANGWSTYGLARNPTTSLEQLQPIAADLLDEKALALALAGIAPTHVFFTTWMRKDTEAENIRVNSALVRNLLNALSPKKSVQHVALVTGLKHYLGPFDAYAKEGTLPLTPVREEHPRLPLDNFYYAQEDEVYAAAGRDGFSWSVHRPHTVIGKAVGNMMNLGTTLAVYASICKETGRTFSWPGSGAQWNGLSDVTDARILADQMIWAATTPGARDEAFNITNGDVFRWNWLWPQLAEWFGVEYQGFDGTIRPLEQEMARDEERWQQIAGQHGLREPDLLRLASPWHTDLDLGRPIEVMTDMSKSRKLGFTGYQDTRDSFFDLFTQLRQDKIIP comes from the coding sequence ATGAAAAATACGGCATTAGTCGTTGGCGTGAGCGGCATTACGGGAAGTAATCTGGCTCAGAAGCTTATCGCCAACGGCTGGAGTACCTACGGTTTAGCCCGTAATCCCACTACCAGTCTTGAGCAGCTGCAACCAATTGCGGCTGACCTACTGGATGAAAAAGCGCTGGCTCTGGCGCTGGCGGGTATTGCGCCGACCCATGTCTTTTTTACCACCTGGATGCGTAAAGATACCGAGGCCGAAAACATTCGGGTCAACAGCGCGCTGGTACGTAACCTGCTCAATGCATTATCCCCGAAAAAGTCTGTTCAGCACGTAGCGCTGGTTACCGGACTGAAGCATTACCTGGGACCTTTTGACGCCTACGCCAAAGAAGGGACGCTTCCCCTGACACCGGTTCGGGAAGAGCATCCTCGTCTGCCACTCGACAATTTTTATTACGCTCAGGAAGATGAGGTGTATGCCGCAGCCGGGCGGGATGGATTTAGCTGGAGCGTTCACCGGCCCCATACGGTAATCGGCAAAGCCGTTGGGAATATGATGAACCTGGGTACGACCTTAGCCGTCTATGCCAGCATATGCAAAGAAACAGGGCGTACCTTCAGCTGGCCGGGCTCGGGTGCCCAGTGGAACGGCTTATCCGACGTTACCGATGCCCGAATCCTGGCTGATCAGATGATCTGGGCCGCTACCACACCCGGTGCTCGTGATGAAGCCTTCAACATTACGAACGGAGATGTTTTTCGGTGGAACTGGCTGTGGCCTCAGCTGGCGGAATGGTTTGGTGTTGAGTACCAGGGATTCGATGGCACGATACGGCCGCTGGAGCAGGAGATGGCCCGTGACGAAGAACGGTGGCAGCAGATAGCTGGTCAGCATGGCCTGCGGGAACCGGATTTACTGCGTTTGGCGTCGCCCTGGCATACCGATCTGGATCTGGGGCGACCAATTGAGGTCATGACAGATATGTCGAAAAGTCGAAAATTGGGCTTTACGGGTTATCAGGATACCCGGGACTCATTCTTTGATTTGTTTACCCAACTGCGTCAGGATAAAATTATCCCCTGA